tttttttttttaatagacacccaatttcattttaaaacaatatttaaACTTTTTGTATTTCACCATTAAgtatttgaatttatttatttttcaatagtCTTTTTACCCCCTCCTTGGTAAgccaaaataatgtaatgtttgCTGCCAATTTTTTGGGGGAGAAACTTCACTATTAAGTAGGATGAGAAAGTGTCAAAACTTAAAAACACTGGCCCACGATAATCTcaatttttcaaaaacaaaaatactaacgtttaaaaaaataaccgcAACAGATGTCCTaattatttgaactgggaatttGCGAATGAACGTTTGTCAGTCTCTTCAATTTTCCCTATTTGAATAAAGCCAAATAATTAATCACCTCGTCATCGTCTTCGTCGTCTTCAGCTGCCCTTTTTGTGCCGCCCTCCAGCTCGTCTTCGTCGTCCTCCTCATCTTCCTCGTCACCTGCGCACCAACGACAAGGATGACAGTTAGCCACTGTAACGATGGCACGGGAGAGCTCGCCAAAACTCCGGCGCACCATCTACGTCGTCTTCCTCGTCCTCTTCGTCCACCTCATCGTCTTCCTCGTCGTCGATCTCTGGCTCGCCGTTCTCCTCGTTCTCCTGAAAAAGCGAAGTTTCGTCAAAGGCTGGTGGCGAATG
The DNA window shown above is from Corythoichthys intestinalis isolate RoL2023-P3 chromosome 14, ASM3026506v1, whole genome shotgun sequence and carries:
- the ptmab gene encoding prothymosin alpha-B isoform X2, with product MADAKVDSVSEMSAKELKDKKLAEEKENGKDAATNGKENEENGEPEIDDEEDDEVDEEDEEDDVDGDEEDEEDDEDELEGGTKRAAEDDEDDDEDDVETKKQKTDDDD